In Cololabis saira isolate AMF1-May2022 chromosome 1, fColSai1.1, whole genome shotgun sequence, the following proteins share a genomic window:
- the LOC133445486 gene encoding pannexin-1-like, with product MAIAAAATEYVFSDFLLKDAVEPKYKGVRLELAVDKIVTFLTVGLPLFLISLAFAQEVSVGTQISCFPPTKFSMRQAAYVDSFCWAAVQQQANGSPLWVHKFFPYILLLLAILMYIPALLWRFTAAPHLSSDLRFIMEELDRFYNRAIQLTKNLASLDKRDATEDTRSNVLELTEGCLKYPLVEQYLKTKRLSRGVVVKYVACRGLTLLILLLATIYLGYYILLPSLTDEFPCDLQTGVLKNDSTVPSAVQCKLVAVGVFRLLSYINLAVYVLLAPLVVYAALGPARQSSSFLRPYEMLPGFGGLGVVTPIYNDLSIYLLFLQENLSEVKSFKCLQVLELLQQAGDSEEFDTMCLLRTLGQVKTDVIDSKKTCSRKNIKASNDSGE from the exons ATGGCGATCGCGGCCGCGGCCACTGAGTACGTGTTTTCGGACTTTTTGTTAAAAGACGCCGTGGAGCCCAAATACAAGGGGGTGCGTCTGGAGCTGGCGGTGGACAAAATAGTCACGTTTCTGACGGTGGGGCTCCCTTTGTTCCTCATTTCTCTCGCCTTTGCCCAGGAGGTGTCAGTAG GTACCCAGATTAGCTGCTTTCCTCCCACAAAGTTTTCCATGAGACAAGCTGCATATGTTGACTCTTTTTGCTGGGCAGCAGTGCAGCAACAAGCCAATGGTTCTCCACTGTGGGTACACAAG TTCTTTCCATACATCCTGCTCTTACTGGCCATCCTCATGTATATCCCAGCCTTGCTGTGGCGTTTCACAGCcgcccctcacctctcctctgaCCTCAGATTCATCATGGAGGAACTGGACCGTTTTTATAACCGTGCCATCCAACTGACAAAGAATCTGGCATCTTTAGATAAGAGGGATGCAACTGAAGACACACGTAG CAATGTTTTGGAATTGACTGAGGGCTGTCTAAAATACCCTTTAGTGGAACAGTATCTGAAGACAAAACGCCTCTCTCGTGGGGTCGTGGTCAAGTACGTGGCCTGTCGGGGCCTGACTCTGCTGATCCTTCTTCTCGCTACCATCTACCTTGGTTACTACATCCTACTGCCTTCTCTCACTGATGAGTTTCCATGTGACCTGCAGACCGGAGTGCTTAAAAACGACAGCACGGTGCCATCTGCTGTTCAGTGTAAACTTGTAGCAGTAGGTGTCTTCAGGCTGCTCAGCTACATAAACCTGGCTGTGTACGTGCTCCTTGCTCCGTTGGTGGTGTACGCGGCTCTTGGACCTGCTCGGCAGAGCTCCAGCTTTCTTCGACCTTATGAGATGCTGCCTGGTTTTGGTGGCTTGGGTGTGGTAACACCCATTTACAACGACCTGAGTATCTATCTGCTGTTCCTGCAGGAAAACCTGAGCGAAGTCAAGTCATTTAAGTGTCTGCAA GTGTTGGAGTTGTTGCAACAAGCTGGTGATAGTGAGGAGTTCGACACTATGTGTCTACTACGAACTCTGGGTCAAGTGAAGACAGATGTGATAGACAGTAAGAAGACTTGTTCACGCAAGAACATCAAAGCCTCAAATGATTCTGGTGAATAG